TCTTATCCACTACTACTTTGCTGAAATGTATTTTTATTGCCGCATCTCCTAATTGTAGTACTTCTTCAGGTATTTTTGGTTCCATAGCTGATCGAGTATTTCCATTTTGCTTTTTCCATCTTTATCCATCAATTCATACATTCCGCTTCCAGCATCCTTCTTTATAGCATATGGTCCATCCCAAACATTCTTTTCTTTTCCAATTCCACCTTTCTTGTAGTGCGGTATTATTCGCAATACTAGTTCTCCTGGATGGAATTTACCTTGTTTTAATGCGGATGTTGTCGCCTCAGCGTAGATATGCTTTTCCGCATCTTTGTTTTTCTCTGCATCTTTGCCTCTTACCATCGTTGTTTCAGCATAACTattattcatttcttcttccCTGGTCACGATATCAACCATCAATATGTCTCTGCGTTTCTCCTCCTTTGCTGCATCTTTACAGTTTCTTCTTTTATTTGCACGTTCTTCACTATTCTCAACATCAATTCCATTACAAACTTTTTCTTCCGCGGTATCTCCTCTGATTACTCCTACTCCTTGGGGTAGTGGAAAATTGATGGACTGGTGATATGTAGATGCTACCCCCAGAATATTGTGTAACCATACCCTGCCTATCAAGGCATTATATGGAGATTCAACGTCGACAACACAGAAATTTATTTCAGTGGACATAGTCTTGAGTGGAATCTGCATGGTGACTTCTCTTTTTGGCTTATTAGTTgatccgttgaacccgtagatttTGTAAGTTGAAGGTATTAGTTCTTCATATTTTCCACCCATAGTCTTGTACGCATGATAAAATAGTATATCTACCGAGCTGCCAGAATCGATCAGTATCCAATTTATTGCCCATGCGTCTGCGTCattgtcttcttctccttctatttTTGATTTGGGTATAATACCCAACTTAACCACCAATGGGATTTCATGtaattctcctcctcctggtaCTTCTTCCGCACTGAATGTGATTGGTTGCTTTTGCCAATCCTTTAGTTTTGACACCTTTGCCAGGTTGAATatctcatttccttcatcatctcTAGCATATACACGGCTTaatacattatcatgaaaatcctcAATACTTTTATATTAATGAATGATTGAATTGTAGTATAAGTTCTTTACGTTCGCTCCCACTTCTATCACATGCGTGTTCTTCCCTGCCTCCATTCCTGATGCCTGaccttctggtggtggtggtaggtttTGTGGTTGTGCGGCTAAGAAAtgatttagttttccttgattaaTTATTTTTAGTATGATTCTTTGAACATTTCGAAAGTTATTAGTGTTGTGACCGTGGAAGCGATGATACGCACAAAATTCTCTACTTCTTCTTCCTGACGGTGGCTCTTGTCCTAGATTTGGTGGTGCAGgtatttcttccatcaaaattaccGCCTCCCAGATCTTATTTATTGCTGTATTCAGGTGcggcattttgatttcttcataaacTCTGTTATTTCCACCCGGTCCTTGGTTATAATATATTTTTTGTCCTCCATATCCATCTGCTTGGTTTTCATACCTGGGAATCCTGTTTTTACTTGCTTGATTGTTATATTGTCTTTCTCTATATTGTTTTTCATACATTTCTTGATCCCTACTGCTCATTGCTACCTTCTTTTGCTTATCCTACATCACTTTCTTTTCTTGACTCCCTTGGGATGTGCTTGCGACCGCATTTGTTGTTCTTGGTAGTAGGCTTGCATTCCCTTCATTGACATTTGTAACCGCAACTGGATAAGATTACATATCTCTTTGCTTTTATTCAagagcaatgtattcttattGGAACTCATAGTAATGGTATCTTTCATCCTGAATATTTGCGTATACAACAAATTTGTTGGGAAAAGTGCATTAATGAAAGCCAAGATGAAATTTCTATCATCCACTCTTCCAGCCATCTCATTACACATGGTCCTCCAACGTGTTGTTAGGTTATGCAATATTTCATTGGTTCTTCTCCTTAAGATGAATATCTTTTTAATTCCTGGTCGTAACATGTTGTTACTGATGTATGCTCCTAGGAATATACTTTGGAGATGATTAAATGATCTTATTGTTCCAATTGGTAACCCTTCGAACCATtgtaacgcctctcctgttaaactGACATGAAAATACTTACATAAGACCGCATCGTTATCTTCCCATTGCAGTAAAGATCTGTTGTACCCCTTTATATGCTTCACTACAGATGTGGTTCCATCAAAAATATTAGTAAAGACAGGTAAAGTGCATTTAGCTGGTACTACTGCCATTTGTATCTGCCTTGCGAATGGTGTTTTTCCTACTTCTTCTATGTCTTCATCCAATTGCATCCTTCCTCCATCTCTTCGTGTTGTCATCATCACTCTTACTTATGCTAATTCTCTTAAGATCGTTTCGTTCATGATATTATCTTGTTGCATGGGTCTCTTCAATCTTGCTTGTCTTACTCTGTTGTCATACCTACTTTGACGCAGCGCCTCTTGTAGTTCTTGTTCTTCCGCCTCCTCTCTTATTCGCCTGCGTCTCTCTCTTTCGTTCCTTTCATTTCTTGCATTTTGACGCGCTTCCCTACGTCTTTCATCTTATTATGCCTGGTCGCGTTGATTTCGCAACATTTCTCTGCATTGTAATATCATCCTTCTctgttcttcatcactttcatccaCCTGATCATAGTATGTGCGGTCATTTTCTCCCTGTTGTGCATGTTGATTGCCCCTATGATCTCCTTATATGCGATGATATTCACCTTCTGGTATGTATCGATACTCCACCGGTTGGTATTCCATGCGATTACGATCGCGCCCTTCATGTATATTATATCCTACTTGAAAATTCCCAACAGTGTTATCTAGTGGTTGTTCTTGTGTTTCATCCCTGCGGTTAGATATGCTACGTCCTGACGTTCTCCTGCTTGTCCTTGATCTTGAGCTAGCACGTGTTGTCCTTGATGTGGTTTGTGACCTTCGCTCTAGCAACCTGTTATTTTCTTCTCTTAGTTCGTTGTTCTGACGCGTCAAATTCGCAcacacttcttcttctcttctcctttcttcaaCTAATCTTTGTCGAAGCTCTTCTATCGTCATATTCTCCTCATTTTCTCCTACTAGTCCTTCTTCTCCAATTCTTTGCTCGTTTTCGTCCGCTGTATGTGTATCTGTAGTATGAACACTTACCTCATCATAATTCCTGCAGTTGTTTTTCTCTTCTTCCTACTGAATCTGAGATTGAACATGTCTATTCTGGTTGTTTCTTTCGCCCATTCTTGACGATTATGTGTGTTTgcctcttcttcttcctgctcCTTCTATCTGGCGTTACGTTTTCTCCTGCGAATGCTTGTCTCACCATCTATTGTTCCTGTAATAATATCTTttcttgacgaaggaaaaagtacTCTATAAAGAACCAGAAAGATACTAAGGAAAATTTTTGTTCTGAGATGAAAACTTTTGGTTACGCTTTTCAGATCTAAACTTCTAAAACACTAAAAGATTGATGATGAAAAGATTAAAAACTAAGAATATTTTTAAACGCTTTTTTCAATGAAAATCACCAACAGGGTATATCATCCAAGTtgtattctagcgccaaaatgtagttgcaggaaatcacacaactacaccCTAATGATAATCTATCAAATAATCTAAGAAACCATTGATGAAATACTCAAGATCTATTATTAAAAACTTAGGACAAATACAAATGAGATatgatgaaaccctaacttgggaaacAAATAACACTCTCTCTCATAAAATTCTAAATTCTGCTCATAAAAAAGATCTTCCCCTTTTACAATGGTGGTTGGTCCCTTTTATatgagtttacatagtggaggacagctaataaagccctattttcggatctgaggTGCGTAAAAGTCGCTTGGACATTTATGTAGACGCACAGATTCTTTGATGACGCATATATCTTCACACTTTTATCGTGACTTAGTGACATCATCAAATTCGTCATCTTGGATATAAATGTGTATTCGTCTTCGCATAATGTTAAATATATTAATTTGTGTAACTAATGAGTGTGCGGTATTTTCCACCCACAAGAGACAAATAAAGAGATTGAATCATTATCTTCCCTGTCCTCATGCAGAGCTTGTTTTATTCGTCATACCACTCTCAGATGCTAGCGATTTAACAGTCCTCCTTCAACTCCACGAAGTCGAAGGCTTACAGATTAGAAAAGAAACATATGGGATCCCGTTAAACCTCTACATAACGCCCTTGTAGTACATTGGAGCTCTTTTGGAGGTAAATGTGTGTTCGTCACACTTTTATCGTGACTTAGTGACATCATCAAATTCGTCATCTTGGATATAAATGTACGTTCGTCTTCGCATAATGCTAAATATATTAATTTGTGTAACTAATGAGTGTGCGGTATTTTCCACCCACAAGAGACAAATAAAGAGATTGAATCATTATCTTCCCTGTCCTCATGCAGAGCTTGTTTTATTCGTCATACCACTCTCAGATGCTAGCGGTTTAACAGTCCTCCTTCAACTCCACGAAGTCGAAGGCTTACAGATTAGAAAAGAAACATATGGGATCCCGTTAAACCTCTACATAACGCCTTTGTAGTACATTGGAGCTCTTTTGGAGGTAAAATTATTTAAAGAAGTCGAATTATAAATACAAGTCTAGGACATCTACAGAATACTGGACCTCGTTCTCAAGTACGGCTATTTACTAATCTTTGTTACTTCATTTTGACAGATAATGAGTAATGGGATTTATCGTAGCACGGAGCACCGAGTAACAGTTTACTCAGCAAAAGAGGGGCTCTCAGTTGCTAGTTGCTGAATTAATGAACCCTGAAATGAAATCAGAAATTGGTCCGTTACTTGGCATGATCACACGAGAGACACATGCATTCCTTGTTCAGAACGGTTGAGTATGAGGATTATTTTAGCAAATATTATTATGTAAAAACTTGATGGAAAATCATACCTTGACTACATGATATGAGAAGGTGATGCCGACAATAACCAGCGTGTATAACTCATATTTATGAATAATTTGGTGGTTCAGGAATGAATATTATTGCAACTCCACTCTAAAGTTCAGTAGTGAATAACTTATATGTATATGGAATGATGGTACCAGAACTGATCGCTTCAATTTTCCATGATACAATTACTTATCTACATCATACTAATGGAGAGCAAGTTGGTGCTTTAGTTATTATTTTCTGTTCACTTAAGCCAAGCACTATGGGAGAGggaatcccttccctatccctcaaatgtaGGGAAGGAATATGGCTTTAAAGGCAACCTCACTATGGTCTGTTTTCATCCCTTCCCTACACTACGGgtttataaaaatatttattatggGTAAAAAAAGTTTGAAGAGAAAAAATGAAGATTTAATTGGAAACAAAGAGTTTCATAGGaaataaaagagttaaaagtgaaaccaaaagtaaaaaaaataatcttaaaCGAATACTGAGAATCCATCTAAAATCacacggaaactcagttt
This genomic window from Papaver somniferum cultivar HN1 unplaced genomic scaffold, ASM357369v1 unplaced-scaffold_15, whole genome shotgun sequence contains:
- the LOC113335548 gene encoding uncharacterized protein LOC113335548; protein product: MTTRRDGGRMQLDEDIEEVGKTPFARQIQMAVVPAKCTLPVFTNIFDGTTSVVKHIKGYNRSLLQWEDNDAVLCKYFHVSLTGEALQWFEGLPIGTIRSFNHLQSIFLGAYISNNMLRPGIKKIFILRRRTNEILHNLTTRWRTMCNEMAGRVDDRNFILAFINALFPTNLLYTQIFRMKDTITMSSNKNTLLLNKSKEICNLIQLRLQMSMKGMQAYYQEQQMRSQAHPKGVKKRK